In one window of Mucilaginibacter auburnensis DNA:
- a CDS encoding DUF4286 family protein yields the protein MIVYNETIIVDEAVHRQWLNWMQEQYIPKVMATGHFNRYTILNVLDSPNEGVTYCVQYFADSREHYKRFAEQHLQALQAIHYQQFENQFVLFNTLMQTV from the coding sequence ATGATCGTTTACAACGAAACTATTATTGTTGATGAGGCCGTTCACAGGCAATGGCTCAACTGGATGCAGGAGCAATACATCCCGAAAGTGATGGCTACCGGCCATTTTAACCGCTATACCATACTCAACGTTTTAGATTCGCCTAATGAGGGCGTTACCTACTGCGTGCAATATTTTGCAGATAGCCGTGAGCATTACAAGCGTTTTGCCGAACAACATTTGCAGGCACTACAGGCCATTCATTACCAACAATTTGAAAACCAATTTGTATTATTTAATACATTAATGCAAACCGTATAA
- a CDS encoding tetratricopeptide repeat protein, whose translation MKRFLGTVLVVLLLSARLLAQGNEFALARQYAANGEHDKALELYDKLFKQDPEAYYSFYLNSLFEVKKFDAAEAAAKKMVKQYPKNIKYYIALGSVYAKKGDAEKAKAVYEDLLKNLPASAPEISNLASLFYQGGNTDYAIKTFLQGRKKLGKEDLFANELITLYRYKRDKENITEEFLNFLPANPGYLAQAQYTLSTVYEDDADYDLLRTALLKRIQKAPDQTVFINMLTWMYMQQKEYDQALNQALALSRRTNSDGSDVYDLCRTLVIDEAYDTAIRGYEFIISKGKSSPWYTSAKIELIDAKNLKVTTGKYVYDDLIGLEKDYLDLLNELGRTQSTTYAMQRLARLQAFKLHKLDDAQKILEEATAIPNLRKELLASCKLDLGDVYLLNNQPWEATLLYSQVEKDNQNTNAGQDAKFRNAKFSYYTGDFEFAKGQLTVLKSATSQLIANDALNLSLLVTDNLAADSAGNALKVYARADKLIFAEQPEKAMVVLDSINVLYPDNILADDISMAKARIYIQQKNYNEAITHLKKIYTEHPTDLWADDAVYMVADIYDNQLNDKEQAKALYQKIITDYAGSLWINDARKRFRILRGDNAENL comes from the coding sequence ATGAAACGTTTTTTAGGAACTGTACTTGTTGTATTGCTATTATCGGCCAGGTTGTTAGCTCAGGGTAACGAGTTTGCGCTGGCCCGCCAGTATGCTGCCAACGGCGAACATGACAAGGCGCTTGAGCTGTACGACAAGCTTTTTAAACAGGATCCGGAGGCGTATTATTCCTTTTACCTTAACTCACTTTTTGAGGTAAAAAAGTTTGACGCTGCCGAAGCTGCCGCCAAAAAAATGGTGAAGCAATATCCTAAAAACATTAAATACTATATTGCCTTAGGCAGCGTTTACGCCAAAAAAGGCGACGCAGAAAAGGCCAAAGCAGTATACGAAGATCTGTTAAAAAACCTGCCTGCCAGCGCGCCCGAAATAAGCAACCTGGCATCGCTGTTTTATCAGGGAGGCAACACAGATTATGCCATTAAAACCTTTTTACAGGGACGGAAGAAGTTAGGCAAAGAGGATCTTTTTGCTAATGAGCTAATTACCCTTTACCGCTACAAACGCGATAAAGAAAATATTACCGAAGAGTTTTTGAACTTTCTGCCTGCCAACCCTGGCTACTTAGCGCAGGCACAATACACCTTATCAACCGTATATGAAGATGATGCAGATTACGACCTTTTGCGTACCGCCTTATTAAAACGGATACAAAAAGCTCCGGACCAAACGGTTTTCATCAATATGCTTACATGGATGTACATGCAGCAAAAGGAGTATGACCAGGCGCTGAACCAGGCACTGGCGCTTAGCCGCCGTACCAATAGCGATGGCAGCGATGTTTACGACCTTTGCCGTACGTTAGTTATTGATGAGGCTTATGATACCGCTATACGTGGTTATGAATTTATCATCAGCAAGGGTAAAAGCTCTCCATGGTATACATCGGCCAAAATTGAGCTGATAGACGCTAAAAACCTGAAGGTTACCACCGGAAAATATGTTTATGATGATTTGATAGGATTGGAAAAAGACTACCTCGATCTGCTAAATGAGTTGGGGCGTACTCAATCAACAACCTATGCCATGCAGCGCCTTGCCAGGCTACAGGCCTTCAAACTACATAAGTTAGACGATGCGCAGAAAATATTGGAAGAAGCTACTGCCATACCTAACTTGAGGAAAGAATTACTGGCATCGTGCAAACTGGATCTGGGTGATGTTTACCTGCTTAACAACCAGCCCTGGGAAGCAACATTATTATACAGCCAGGTTGAAAAGGATAACCAAAACACCAATGCCGGGCAGGATGCTAAGTTCAGAAATGCAAAATTCTCCTATTACACCGGCGATTTTGAATTTGCCAAAGGCCAGCTTACGGTATTGAAGTCGGCCACATCACAACTGATAGCTAATGACGCATTGAACCTTTCGTTATTGGTTACTGATAACCTTGCTGCTGATAGCGCGGGTAATGCATTAAAGGTTTATGCCAGGGCTGATAAGCTGATATTTGCAGAACAACCCGAAAAGGCCATGGTGGTTTTAGACAGCATTAATGTGCTTTATCCTGACAATATTTTGGCTGATGATATCTCCATGGCGAAGGCCCGCATTTATATCCAGCAGAAAAACTATAACGAGGCGATAACGCATCTTAAAAAAATATATACCGAACACCCAACCGACCTTTGGGCCGATGACGCCGTATATATGGTTGCCGATATTTATGACAATCAGCTAAACGATAAAGAACAGGCCAAAGCGTTGTATCAAAAAATAATTACCGACTATGCCGGTAGTTTGTGGATAAACGATGCCAGAAAACGTTTCAGGATATTGCGCGGCGATAATGCCGAGAACCTGTAA
- the rfbC gene encoding dTDP-4-dehydrorhamnose 3,5-epimerase — translation MKITKTAIEGLLLIEPQIFTDSRGYFFESYSKTKFADAGIDIDFVQDNQSVSCKNSVRGLHGQSNPHAQAKLVRVIKGRVMDVAVDIRTGSPTYGQYETFELSSENQLQLLIPHGFLHGFIALEDDTIFAYKVDDYYSKECEIGVKWNDPALNIDWGVTAADALISPKDDILPEFKDFKSPF, via the coding sequence ATGAAGATAACCAAAACCGCTATAGAAGGCCTGTTGCTGATAGAACCGCAAATATTTACAGATAGTCGTGGTTATTTTTTTGAGAGTTACAGCAAAACCAAATTTGCTGATGCAGGTATTGACATTGATTTTGTACAGGACAACCAATCCGTATCATGCAAAAACAGCGTGAGAGGCTTGCACGGGCAATCCAACCCGCATGCACAGGCAAAACTGGTACGTGTAATAAAAGGCCGGGTGATGGACGTAGCAGTTGATATTCGTACCGGCTCACCTACTTACGGACAATATGAAACTTTTGAGCTGAGCAGCGAAAACCAATTGCAACTGCTTATACCACATGGCTTTTTACATGGCTTTATCGCTTTAGAAGACGATACCATATTTGCCTACAAGGTTGATGATTATTACAGCAAAGAATGCGAGATAGGCGTTAAATGGAATGACCCTGCTTTGAACATTGATTGGGGTGTAACTGCTGCCGATGCATTAATATCTCCAAAGGATGACATACTACCTGAATTTAAGGATTTTAAAAGTCCGTTTTAG